The segment GGACGCCGCCATCATGGCCGTGGCCTCGGGAGGCCCCTTGAATGGCGGCAAGTGGGACAACGTCATCATCCTGGGGGCGCGAGTGGATCGCCTCATTGCCAACATCGAGGCCGCATCGGCCAACACCGAGCATCTCGTCATCATCAGTCTCTGGGACGACAAGTACTTCTGGGAAGACACTGTCGAGCTGTTCGGAGACCGGAGGATGGAGACGCTCGAGACGGGAATCATCGCGAAGTACGGCTCGATGGAGGCCTTCTCCGCGAAGTTCCCGAACGTGACCATCGGCAGTGCGGAGGGAGGGCACATGGGCGCGGGAAACCGTGACAAGAGCCAGACGGCGGTCACCAAGGGGGTCGAGGCCTCTCGAAGCAAGACGGGCCAGCACACCATCGAGAAGCCCAAGCCCGAGGAAGAGAAGGAATGAGCGAACCTGGCAGCCCGACCGCTCGGAAGGTGGTCATGCTCGCGGTGGGCATGAACATCCTCGTGCACCTGGGATTGGTGACGGCCGGGCTGCTGGAGGAGAACGGGAGCCTCATGCAGCGGGCAGGCATCTACACGGACATGTTTCCCGTACCCGTGAATGCCTGGTCCGTCCTGTTCCATTTCCCCGCCATGCTCGCGGCCGGGTTCACGCTCGCGGCCATCCAGGACCGGATGTCACCCCTGGCCCTGGTCCTGCCGCAGCTGGCCTTCCTGGTCGTGTCGTCCGTCCAGACGGCCCTGGTGGCCCGGGGCCTCTACTGGCTTTGGGGTAGGGTGCGCGGCGCGCTTCGCGGGCGCCGCGCGTAGTCCGGTGTGAGCGCCATTCCTCCGGGGGTGGCGCTCACGCCTTCTCCTTCACCCCCAGCGCCTTCTTCACCGCGCGCAGCAGCGTCTTGTCCGCTGTCACCGCCGGGAGGTCCATCAGCGCCGCGGCCACCGTCTTCCCGGCGCCGTGGGCATTCTGCCCCGCGAGCTTCAGGTACACCGCGCAGCGGGCGGCGAGCTCCGGGTGCTCGCGGGATGCCTCCACCCGCGCCAGCAGCTCCGCCGCCAGCGCGTCCGCGGGGAACTTCTCGAACAGGTTGCGCAGCGCCTGGCGCTCCACCGCCTCGGGACGGACCTCCGCCAGCCGCACCGCCGGGCCCAGCATGGCCAGGCCGAACGCGCTCAGCGACTCGGACACCACGCCCGGCTTCCACCCGTCGGCGAAGGCCGCCAGCAGCGTCTCCGCGCCGCGCACGTCGCCCAGCACCCCCAGCGCGTACACCGCCGTCTTCGCCTCCTCGTCGTCCGTGCCGCGCGCCTCCACAAGCGCCACGAAGCGGTCCAGCACCTCCGAGTCCCCCAGCCACGCCAGCGCCATGGCCGCGCGCCGCCGCACCTCTCGTGACGGGTCCCCGTAGAACACCTGCCGCAGCACCGGCCACGCCACCGTCAGCCCCTGGGACTCCAGCTGGTCCACCGCCCGCGAGCGCCCCTCCTTCGTCGGCTCCGTCAGCGCCCGCTGCGCATGCGCGTGGAGGCGCTCCCGGCGGACCTTCAGCAGCGTCGCCACCGCGTCCGGGCCGGATTCCCGAGCCCGCACGTCCTCCAGCACCTCGCGCGCGTACAGCCGCAGGCCCGCGTCGTGGCCCTTGCGCGTCAGCGCATCCAGCGTCTGCCGCGCCTCCTGCCCGCCCAGCAGGCCCAGCACCCGCATCGCCGTGCGGCGCACCATGCGGCTGTGGTGCTCGGCCAGCGCCGCCTTCGCCGCGGCCAGCGCCCTGTCTCGCGAGCCCACCGACACCGCCCGCGCCACGAAGGTGCTCGCCGCGCCGTCGCTCCAGGCCGGGTACAGCTCGCCCAACAGTGCGTCCGGGCTGAGCGCCGCGTAGTAGTGCGCCGCGTGCGCCGCCGCCTCGTACCGCGTCAGCTCGCCGCGCGCCCGCTTCAGCAGCGCCTCGCCCGGAGGCAGCGCAACCTCCGGCTTGCGCACGTGGATGCTCGGGTGCGTGGGCACCGGCTCCAGCGCGCCGCCGTCCACCTGCACCGCGCCCGCCAGTCGCACCAGGGCGATGCCCAGCACCTGGTACACCTTGATGAAGTCGTCCAGCCGCTCCGCCGCGTCCGGCCGCTGCGCCAGCGCCTCCAGCAGCGCGCCCGGCTTCTCCAGCCCCAGCTCCCTCAGCCGCGCCACCAGCGGCTCCACCGCCCGCGAGGACACCGCCGGCAGCCCGTTGGCGAACTTCTCCGCCAGCTCGTCCCGCACCTCCGCCAGGGCAATGGCCGCGCGCGACGCTCCCGCCGCCCGCGCCGTGTCCGCCCACCCGCCGCGCGGCACCGCCACCGGCGCCGCCGGCTTCGGGCCTCCCCGCCGACGCGAGGCGAAGACTTCGCCCTCCAGCTTGCCCAGGCCCCGCAGCTCCAGCCCCTCCGGCGTCTCCACCACCACCGCCAGGGGGAACAGCGTGGGCAGCGCCGCCTCCAGCCCCACGTCGCCCAGCACCACCTTCAGCTTCGCGCCCTCCAGCGCCGCCGCCAGCGGCTCCTCCAGGCCCGCGTCCGCCGGGAGGAACAGCCCCCGGTCTCCCGAGTCCACCAGCTGCGAGCGCTGGCCACTGGCCAGCAGCGTCTCCACCCGCAGCGTCACCGGCAGCAGGTCCGGCGCGAAGACGTCCTTGCGGTGCTCCTGGAAGGCCGTAAGCGCCGCGCCCACGTCCGGCAGAGCCCTCTCCACCAGCAACCGCAGCGCAGACTCCTCCAGTGGAAGCCGGTGCGCCTCCGCGTCCAAGTCCAGCCGGTGCGGCGCGAAGCCGGGGTACTGGCCACCCTTCGCGCCCTCCAGCACCAGCCCCGCGTGGCTCTTCTTCGGCTCCACACTCTTGAGGAAGGCGGGGAGGATCTGCTTCTCCGCGTAGTGCTTCCCGGACACGAGGTCCACGAAGCGGCTCTCCCGGACGAGGAAGTTGTCCGGCGTGGTGCGCGTGGTGAAGGCGTACTCCACCAGCGTCAGCCCCTCCACCGGCGCCCGGTCCTTCTTCGTCCACGTCCTGCCAATCAGCTCCTCGACGTAGCGGTCCTCCAGCGCCTCGCCGCCCAGGTGCTTGTCCACCTTGCGCACGGTGAGCAGCATGTCCGCCACCAGGTCCGTGTACACCGGCGCCTCGAAGGTGCCCGTGCGCGCCACGGCCAGGTCCAGCAGCCCCGCCACCTCCACCGTGCGCGCCGCCAGCCGGCGCAGGCCGTTGGCCCGGAGCGCCTCGCCCAGCGCGCGCACCTGCTCGGGCCGGTCCTCGCCCAGCGACACCACGCCCGACAGGCCCAGCTCCCGCACCAGCGTGGACACCTGCGCCACGCCCGCCTTCATCAGGTCGGAGGTCTCCGCCTTGCCCTTCTTCACGCTCTTCTTCTTCGCCCCGTCCGGCGCCCCCGCGGGCGCCTTGTCCGAGGTGACGAAGGCCTCCGGCGCCTTGGACCAGGCCACCAGCAGCGCCGCCGCGTGCTTGCAGAAGGGCCGCGAGCGCGCCGCCATGCACGAGCAGCGCCCCTTCACCTCGCGCCCCTCGCCAAACACCAGGGAGACCTTGTACGGCGACGCCCCCGAGCCCGCCGCGTCCGCGAACAGCTTGTTCTCGTAGCGCGACAGGTTGGTGAGCTGCTTCGCGTCGAAGAGGGCCGCGCCCTTGGACAGCTCCGCCCGGTCGCTGATGATTTCCGTCAGCTCGCCGAGCCCGCCCTTCAGCTTCCGCACCTCAGCCATGGCGCGACTCCTTGTCGGCCGACACCAGCGGCCCCAGGTCCTGGTTGCGCATCACCCGCTCCACCACGTCCACCAGCTTGCGCGGCGTACAGCCGAAGCACGGAATCCCCAGCGCGGTGAGTTGCTCCGCCATGGCGTGGTCGTACGAGGGCTTGCCTCCGTCCGACAGCGCCAAGAGGCACAGCACCTTCGCCCGCGAGTCCACGAGCTGCCGCAGCCGCGCCACCAGCTCCTCCGCGTTGCCGCCCTCGTACAAATCCGTAATCAGGATGAAGAGCGTCTTCTCCGGCCGGCGCACGTGGTTCGCCTGCGCATACGCCACCGCGCGGTTGATGTCCGTGCCGCCGCCGAGCTGCGCGGTGAAGAGCACCTCCACCGGGTCCGCCAGCAGCGGCGTCATGTCCACCACCTCGGTGTCGAACAGGACGAGGCTGGTGCGCAGCACATCCAGCGACGCGAAGATGGCCGCCATCACCGAGCTGTACACCACGCTCTCCGCCATGGAGCCGGACTGGTCCACCACCAGCGTCACGTCCCACTCGTGCTGCCGCCGCTGGTTGGGCCAGAAGTAGAAGCGCTCCGGAATCAGCCGCTTGCGCTCCGCGTCCCAGCCCTTCAGGTTCTGGCGAATCGTGCGCTTCCAGTCCAGGTTGCGCGCAATGGGCAGCGGGCTCGAGCTGTTGCGCTTCAGCGCGCCGAACACCGCCGTGCGGACGGAGGACTCCAGCTTCTTGCGGAGGTCGTCGACGACTTCGCGGACAATCTGCCGGGCGATGTCCTTCGCCTGGTCCGGAATCAGCCCGCGCGCGCTCACCAGCGTGGTGACCAGCTCCACGTTCTTGTCGAGGAAGGGCAGCGTCTCCGGCTCGAAGAGCAGCTGCGTCAGCCCCTTCTTCTCAATCGCATCCTTCTGGACGAGCGCAATCACATCGTCGCGGAAGAAGCCGCGCAGCGCGCCCAGCCACTTCGGGATGTAGGGCTTCGAGCCCGACGAGCCGGCGCTCTTGTCGCCGTAGACGAAGGAGAGCGCGTCATCCAGCTCCTCCAGGTCGCCCTCACCCACGCCCGCCGCGCCCATGCCACCGCCCGCCAGCGAGCCCAGCGAGGGACACGCGCCCGTCTTCTCCGCCCCGGGGCCCAGCGCCAGCCGCCAGCGCAGGAGCGCCTCCCGGTCCTTCTCCGACAGCGTCTTGGGGTCCACGCTCATAGCAGGTCGTCCAGGTCATCGAGCGCCTTGCCCAGCTCCGCGCTCATGTCCTTGAGCTTCTCCTTGTCCTTCTCCTCGAGCACGCCCTTCACCGCCTGCCCCTTCGCCCCGAGCTGCCGCACCGCCACCACGTTCTCCATCAGGTAGCGGCGCTCCGTGGGACCCAGCGCGCCCAGTGCCCTTCTCAATACCGGCAGGGTCTGACGGAAGCGCTCGGCGTCCACACCCGCCAGGAAGTCGTCCAGCGCGCGCACCACCTCGCGGCTCTTCACCAGCACCAGCGCGTTCACCTGGAGGAAGCCCTCCAGGTACGCCGCGCCCGCCTCCGGGTCCACCGCCAGCGACAGCCGCCGCCCCACTTCCAGCGCCACGTCCGACTCGGACAGCTCCTGCGCCAGGTACAGCAGGCCCGTGGCCAGTCCGGACGTCGCCGGGTTCACCGCGTGGCTCTCCATCAGCCCGCGCGCCTCCGCCAGCCACCCGGCCTTGTCCGCCTTCGGCTGCGCCAGCGCCACCTCGTGCAGCGTGCGCAGCGCCTCCAGCACCGGGCCCACCGCGTCCGGGCCACACGTGCTCGCGTCGCGCACCCGCAGCAGCGCGCGACCGAAGGTCCTCTCACACAGCACGGCCACCGCTTCGTCGCCCAGGTCCGCGTGCGCCCGGGACGTGCCATACGCCACCAGCCCGGACAGCGAG is part of the Pyxidicoccus xibeiensis genome and harbors:
- a CDS encoding HEAT repeat domain-containing protein, translating into MAEVRKLKGGLGELTEIISDRAELSKGAALFDAKQLTNLSRYENKLFADAAGSGASPYKVSLVFGEGREVKGRCSCMAARSRPFCKHAAALLVAWSKAPEAFVTSDKAPAGAPDGAKKKSVKKGKAETSDLMKAGVAQVSTLVRELGLSGVVSLGEDRPEQVRALGEALRANGLRRLAARTVEVAGLLDLAVARTGTFEAPVYTDLVADMLLTVRKVDKHLGGEALEDRYVEELIGRTWTKKDRAPVEGLTLVEYAFTTRTTPDNFLVRESRFVDLVSGKHYAEKQILPAFLKSVEPKKSHAGLVLEGAKGGQYPGFAPHRLDLDAEAHRLPLEESALRLLVERALPDVGAALTAFQEHRKDVFAPDLLPVTLRVETLLASGQRSQLVDSGDRGLFLPADAGLEEPLAAALEGAKLKVVLGDVGLEAALPTLFPLAVVVETPEGLELRGLGKLEGEVFASRRRGGPKPAAPVAVPRGGWADTARAAGASRAAIALAEVRDELAEKFANGLPAVSSRAVEPLVARLRELGLEKPGALLEALAQRPDAAERLDDFIKVYQVLGIALVRLAGAVQVDGGALEPVPTHPSIHVRKPEVALPPGEALLKRARGELTRYEAAAHAAHYYAALSPDALLGELYPAWSDGAASTFVARAVSVGSRDRALAAAKAALAEHHSRMVRRTAMRVLGLLGGQEARQTLDALTRKGHDAGLRLYAREVLEDVRARESGPDAVATLLKVRRERLHAHAQRALTEPTKEGRSRAVDQLESQGLTVAWPVLRQVFYGDPSREVRRRAAMALAWLGDSEVLDRFVALVEARGTDDEEAKTAVYALGVLGDVRGAETLLAAFADGWKPGVVSESLSAFGLAMLGPAVRLAEVRPEAVERQALRNLFEKFPADALAAELLARVEASREHPELAARCAVYLKLAGQNAHGAGKTVAAALMDLPAVTADKTLLRAVKKALGVKEKA
- a CDS encoding VWA domain-containing protein, which translates into the protein MSVDPKTLSEKDREALLRWRLALGPGAEKTGACPSLGSLAGGGMGAAGVGEGDLEELDDALSFVYGDKSAGSSGSKPYIPKWLGALRGFFRDDVIALVQKDAIEKKGLTQLLFEPETLPFLDKNVELVTTLVSARGLIPDQAKDIARQIVREVVDDLRKKLESSVRTAVFGALKRNSSSPLPIARNLDWKRTIRQNLKGWDAERKRLIPERFYFWPNQRRQHEWDVTLVVDQSGSMAESVVYSSVMAAIFASLDVLRTSLVLFDTEVVDMTPLLADPVEVLFTAQLGGGTDINRAVAYAQANHVRRPEKTLFILITDLYEGGNAEELVARLRQLVDSRAKVLCLLALSDGGKPSYDHAMAEQLTALGIPCFGCTPRKLVDVVERVMRNQDLGPLVSADKESRHG